A stretch of DNA from Verrucomicrobiia bacterium:
TCGCGGCACAGTCTATTTCCGCGATGGCCAGGTGATCCACGCGACGACTGGTAATCTGAACGGTGAAGACGCTTTCTGCCAGATCATGACGTGGAAAAGCGGCAAGATCACCGAAGTTCCCTTGCCCACCGCCCTTGCCCGCACCATCCAGACTGGCTGGAACGATCTGGTGATGCACGCCGCCCTGAAGATGGACGAAACAGCGTAGCATGTAGTGAGACACACCCCACCGCCCGACACAATTTGAGCGAGACTCTCCGAGTCGCAGCAACATTCGAACTCTCCATCATCCGAGCAAACAAAAAGGCTGACAACTTCCGCTGTCAGCCTTCGCAATTTTTACCGGAGTTCAGTCTCAGCTAACCAGATCCAGCGGTCCACCGCTGCTCAGTTCCTTGTTACCGAACGTCTCGATACGATGTCCCATCGCATGAGCCAGCGCCATGTGCAACCGGTTATGCGGCGTCTTCTGCATTTTGAGTGAACGGCCCATTTTGAAGCCGAATCCACCACCTGCCAGCACGAACGGGATGTTGTCCAGCGTGTGCGAGTTGCCCTTGCCCAGCTCATTCGTCCACACCACCAGCGTATTATCCAGCATGGAACCCGTGCTGCCCGGTTCCGGCGTCTCCGCCAGTCGTTTGAGCAGGTAATTCAGCTCACCAGCGAACCACTTGTTGATCTTGGTCAGCTTCTGCACGGCATCCGTGTTCTTGTCGTCTTCGTGCGAGAGACCATGGTGACCGTCTTTGATGTCCAGCCAGTTCATTCGCGCCTGACCGACGGACTTCGTATATTGCAACGTCGCCACGCGTGCCATGTCGTTCACGAAACTGTTGATGAGCAAGTCCACCTGCATCCGGCTCAAGCGCGGTACATCGTCATTCTGACCCGCAGACACGCCTGTCTCCAATGAAGGAGCCGGTGCCAGCATCTTCTGCTTCTCGCTATCCTTCAGGTCCTTCTCCATCTGGCGCACCAGTGTCTCGTGCTGTTCCAGCATGCGACGATCCTCCGAGCTGATCATCTTGCGGATCTTCTTCAAGTCCGTCTGCACATCATCGAGGATGCTTTGCAGGCTCTCCTTGTCCTTCAATTGCCCATACAGCTTCTGATACATCTGGTAAGGATCGGAAATCGGCGCCACCGGCTGATTCGGCCCCGCGTAGGACATGCGCGTCCACGGATCGGCACGATCCGTCACGCCCACCCCAAACTCCAACGAGCCGAATCGCGTCTTCGTGTCTTCCTTGCTTTGCAGGTAATTCTTGATCTCCTGATCGATGGAAATGCCGCTCGCCCAACCCGCTGGCGCACCACCACCACCCTGCACATTTCCAGGGAACAGCTCTATACCCGTGAGCAGACAGCTCATGCCGCGCATGTGATTATCACCATCGCCACGCACCTTGTTGCACACGCCGTTCAGGATGAGCATCTTGTCCTTGAACGCCTCCAGCGGCGTCATGATCTCCTTCAGCTTGAAATCGCTGCCCACTTCATCCGGCCAGAATGCAGGCGGAATGGTCCCGTTCGGGCTGAACATGATCACGAGGCGTTGGCGCGGACGTGCCGGAGCCGCCAGACCAAGACTCGGCAGTCCCATAAGGAACGGCAGTGCCGCCGTTGAAAGCCCTACTCGCTTGATGAATTCCCGGCGATGTATCGCGTTCATGTCTTTTTCTTTCCGTTTTTATCGTTTTCCGGCAATGCCGCCAAAGTGGCGATCTCCACCGCCAGCTTCTGGATATTGTAGCCCGATGCCGCAAATGACTGGCGCAAGCGATCCATCTGCTCATGACCATACGCCATCATCGGCTGTTTGACGATCTGATGGAACAGTTGCTCAATGAATCCGTTCTGAGCCAGATCACTGCCCACCGCGAACTCCGCCACATCACGCGCACCCGAGAGGCGCACCTT
This window harbors:
- a CDS encoding DUF1552 domain-containing protein, whose product is MNAIHRREFIKRVGLSTAALPFLMGLPSLGLAAPARPRQRLVIMFSPNGTIPPAFWPDEVGSDFKLKEIMTPLEAFKDKMLILNGVCNKVRGDGDNHMRGMSCLLTGIELFPGNVQGGGGAPAGWASGISIDQEIKNYLQSKEDTKTRFGSLEFGVGVTDRADPWTRMSYAGPNQPVAPISDPYQMYQKLYGQLKDKESLQSILDDVQTDLKKIRKMISSEDRRMLEQHETLVRQMEKDLKDSEKQKMLAPAPSLETGVSAGQNDDVPRLSRMQVDLLINSFVNDMARVATLQYTKSVGQARMNWLDIKDGHHGLSHEDDKNTDAVQKLTKINKWFAGELNYLLKRLAETPEPGSTGSMLDNTLVVWTNELGKGNSHTLDNIPFVLAGGGFGFKMGRSLKMQKTPHNRLHMALAHAMGHRIETFGNKELSSGGPLDLVS